One genomic window of Cydia splendana chromosome 16, ilCydSple1.2, whole genome shotgun sequence includes the following:
- the LOC134797986 gene encoding uncharacterized protein LOC134797986: protein MRDSSEVKVDPEEEARAERKRRQRQAQEEFRLKQLMRQKTDDSSELKNGSSIDRLLMDIPSQDIVVRESGKRKTPPPEGSAKRRGGCGLDMVD, encoded by the exons atgagggattcaagt GAGGTGAAGGTAGACCCGGAAGAGGAAGCGCGCGCGGAGAGGAAGCGGCGGCAGCGGCAGGCGCAGGAGGAGTTCCGGCTCAAGCAGCTGATGCGGCAGAAGACTGATG ACTCTTCGGAGCTGAAGAACGGCAGCAGCATCGACCGGCTGCTGATGGACATACCCTCGCAGGACATCGTCGTCCGGGAGAGCGGGAAGCGGAAGACGCCACCGCCGGAGGGCAGCGCCAAGCGGAGAGGCGGCTGCGGGTTGGACATGGTAGACTAA
- the LOC134797847 gene encoding uncharacterized protein LOC134797847: MILLSFITITQVCIVLSLNNLTIDVNEIPQNIIEKCIIEILSSKTQFNSIVIVINTDNVSTRLLQQIHSSNNVNICIKDVNVSIKVVPTIYLIHVNNETEFDHLLDELDKDWNREPEALFIVIVENMDEDYEECVAAVFKSLWDYHIIHVLVIVKYMDNDASVYTYFPYAEGRCGRDYSTLVQLCDCGSVGLVGEVDVVGKLREYDIPVLENCTLDVAARQYPPLVFCSPETEDKLNIGVERLLIELLFESRNISLNYTCLHETEDAGSISDNFTFSGMVGKLYENEFDLIFGGLSLNNRRVHFFDFLCFHLVYEDMYVTVTHTSSLIERWKIVYLIFNGNVWMLLLFTMVFCAVLLKTDFGNFGIIHARHTTMMTEFLNIFGHAAQNINLVLREKLFKNILIIYWTWFIFLMTCFYYTRLLSFTVYRLHEPQIDQYISLYDYDLTPCIPSDIVSFLENSGKVDIINDERMDMSNCKTAEMAMDEVAKNKNKYTVAMYFQYLWWLRNNPKEQERVHLMKESVFNNIYGLFFKRGFPLQEPLNSLMLRLPEHGFVRGAKDLHGLPRLQPGRETTSTKLLQTPLKLEDFSVAFGILAAGMTFSFMAFIKEMTHKREIGGRRNGLRLRVLKLMFAVNRGE, translated from the coding sequence ATGATCTTACTTAGTTTTATAACTATAACACAAGTTTGCATTGTGCTAAGCTTGAACAATTTAACAATTGATGTTAACGAAATACCTCAGAATATAATAGAGAAGTGCATAAtagaaatattatcttcaaaaaCACAGTTTAACTCAATAGTAATTGTGATTAACACTGACAATGTATCGACAAGGTTACTTCAGCAGATCCATTCAagcaataatgttaatatctgcATAAAAGACGTAAATGTATCCATCAAAGTAGTACCcactatttatttaatacatgtCAATAATGAGACCGAATTTGACCATCTTCTTGACGAGCTAGACAAAGATTGGAATCGTGAACCTGAAGCTTTATTCATCGTAATAGTGGAAAATATGGATGAAGATTATGAAGAGTGTGTTGCAGCAGTATTCAAATCGTTATGGGACTATCATATAATACACGTGCTTGTAATCGTTAAGTACATGGACAATGATGCATCAGTTTACACTTACTTCCCTTATGCGGAAGGCCGGTGTGGGCGAGACTACAGCACTCTGGTCCAGCTATGCGACTGCGGAAGTGTGGGACTTGTGGGAGAAGTTGACGTCGTTGGCAAGCTACGCGAATATGATATACCTGTTTTAGAAAACTGCACATTAGACGTCGCAGCCCGTCAGTATCCTCCTTTAGTCTTTTGCAGTCCTGAGACGGAGGACAAGCTAAATATTGGCGTCGAACGATTACTCATTGAACTTCTATTTGAAAGTAGGAATATTTCCTTGAATTACACGTGTTTGCATGAGACAGAAGATGCTGGATCTATTTCAGATAATTTTACATTCAGTGGCATGGTAGGTAAACTGTATGAGAATGAGTTCGACTTGATATTTGGTGGATTAAGTTTGAACAATAGACGAGTACATTTCTTTGACTTCTTGTGTTTTCACTTGGTATATGAAGATATGTATGTTACCGTGACGCACACATCGTCTTTAATTGAAAGATGGAAAATAGTTTACTTGATATTTAATGGCAATGTTTGGATGCTGTTATTGTTCACGATGGTATTTTGTGCAGTACTTCTTAAAACAGATTTTGGGAATTTCGGGATAATTCATGCAAGACATACCACAATGATGACGGAGTTTCTTAATATTTTTGGGCATGCTGCTCAGAATATAAACTTGGTTCTGAGAGAAAaacttttcaaaaatattttaataatatattggaCGTGGTTTATCTTTTTGATGACTTGTTTTTATTATACAAGGCTGTTAAGTTTTACAGTATATCGCTTGCATGAGCCGCAAATAGACCAGTACATTTCTTTGTACGATTATGATTTAACTCCGTGTATCCCATCTGACATAGTATCATTTTTGGAAAATTCCGGTAAAGTGGATATTATAAATGATGAACGTATGGATATGAGCAATTGTAAGACTGCTGAAATGGCCATGGATGAAGTAGCAAagaacaaaaataaatacacaGTGGCGATGTACTTTCAGTATCTTTGGTGGCTTCGAAATAATCCGAAGGAACAAGAGCGAGTTCATCTGATGAAGGAGAgtgttttcaataatatttatggGTTGTTTTTTAAGCGCGGTTTTCCGCTGCAGGAGCCTTTGAACTCGCTGATGCTGCGACTGCCGGAGCACGGGTTCGTACGGGGCGCCAAGGACCTCCACGGTCTCCCGCGTCTACAACCAGGCCGTGAGACTACTTCGACTAAATTACTCCAAACCCCTTTAAAACTGGAGGATTTTTCCGTCGCTTTCGGCATCCTTGCTGCTGGCATGACTTTCTCGTTCATGGCATTTATAAAAGAGATGACGCACAAACGTGAAATTGGCGGCAGAAGGAATGGGTTGAGATTGAGAGTTTTAAAGTTAATGTTTgccgtcaaccggggtgaatag
- the LOC134797965 gene encoding uncharacterized protein LOC134797965: MQRKPGYPVANCNIKMPDSVPLSEAVPCDDDSDQQQRRQQLINFGHAQWGFNNWSWTVNKQDLDFVDFANGKYCSGVAAFVCVSVKSFDIRRENVGYATCTAHMKGSAIHQARKCAVTNALRETLLSFGGSVATELMEMLEAHRVEPVPVPVPVAPPLLPEPQPENNQNLANKDPKNSPLPKNIPRKEDANPVNMRHPLPPAIKNVVQNPPPPVAKALPMPANLPPAANRPPVPVAPRPPAPRPNSNVSFVLQPVMGGVVPPLYAPQPRMPHVTPPHIYPNYYEYPWHFTYESYDRHHGNVNLNFNIPPKNLVVNSRSGSVECKNACGVRPNGPEGEPIQYHPPQNQGCWIKPTIFYDGFWTEQKVKKWVAEQVEKQFPEDASQKSTSPSNSGQPDPKS, encoded by the exons ATGCAGCGAAAACCGGGGTATCCAGTGGCCAATTGCAACATAAAAATG CCAGACAGTGTGCCACTCTCAGAAGCAGTGCCATGTGACGATGACAGTGACCAGCAGCAGCGGAGGCAGCAGCTCATCAACTTTGGACACGCACAATGGGGCTTCAACAACTGGAGCTGGACTGTTAACAAACAGGATCTGG ATTTTGTGGACTTCGCAAATGGAAAGTACTGTTCTGGAGTAGCTGCGTTCGTGTGCGTGTCAGTCAAGTCGTTCGACATACGCAGAGAAAACGTCGGCTACGCGACCTGCACGGCGCATATGAAAGGCTCAGCCATACATCAGGCTAGGAAG TGTGCAGTAACAAATGCCCTACGCGAGACGCTGCTCAGCTTCGGCGGCAGCGTGGCCACAGAGCTGATGGAGATGCTCGAAGCACACCGAGTGGAGCCAGTGCCCGTGCCAGTGCCTGTAGCTCCACCTCTACTACCGGAACCTCAGCCCGAGAACAACCAAAACCTTGCTAACAAGGACCCCAAGAACTCCCCGCTGCCTAAAAACATCCCGAGAAAAGAAGATGCCAACCCGGTTAATATGAGGCACCCCCTCCCGCCCGCAATCAAGAATGTAGTCCAAAATCCTCCGCCGCCGGTCGCTAAAGCGCTACCGATGCCGGCGAATCTGCCGCCCGCCGCTAATCGGCCACCAGTACCAGTTGCCCCGCGACCACCAGCTCCAAGACCCAACTCTAATGTAAGTTTCGTCCTCCAACCCGTCATGGGTGGAGTTGTCCCGCCGCTATACGCCCCACAGCCAAGAATGCCCCATGTCACACCGCCCCACATCTACCCCAACTACTATGAGTACCCCTGGCATTTCACTTACGAGAGCTATGACCGACACCACGGTAATGTTAACCTAAATTTCAATATCCCGCCAAAGAACTTAGTGGTCAACAGCCGGTCAGGGTCGGTCGAGTGTAAGAACGCCTGCGGGGTACGCCCGAACGGTCCGGAGGGCGAACCTATCCAGTACCACCCTCCACAGAACCAGGGTTGCTGGATTAAGCCCACTATTTTCTATGATGGGTTCTGGACAGAGCAGAAAGTAAAAAAATGGGTTGCGGAACAGGTTGAAAAACAGTTTCCGGAGGACGCATCACAGAAGTCCACTTCGCCTAGTAATAGTGGGCAGCCGGACCCTAAGTCTTAA